One Mycolicibacterium parafortuitum DNA segment encodes these proteins:
- a CDS encoding NADPH:quinone oxidoreductase family protein, which yields MRAIQIAELDGPRAAKLVEIDEPAADGNSVLVEVHAAGVAFPDALQSRGLYQYKPEMPYTPGAEVAGVVRSAPDGAHVRPGDRVAGLTMLCGAMAEVVALQPERVFPLPDSVSFEAGAGILFNDLTVQFALCERGRLAPGETVLVHGAAGGIGTSTLRLAPAFGAGRTIAVVSTEDKADVARAAGATDVVLADGFKDAVKELTGGRGVDIVVDPVGGDRFTDSLRSLAPGGRLLVVGFTGGDIPTVKVNRLLLNNVDAVGVGWGAWTMTHPGYLQQQWAELEPLLATGKVAAPEPVVYPLERAAEAIASLEDRSARGKVVVAIR from the coding sequence ATGCGTGCGATCCAGATAGCCGAGCTCGACGGTCCCCGGGCAGCGAAGCTCGTCGAGATCGACGAACCCGCGGCGGACGGGAACTCGGTGCTCGTCGAGGTCCACGCCGCGGGTGTCGCCTTCCCCGATGCGCTGCAGTCCCGCGGGCTCTATCAGTACAAGCCCGAGATGCCCTACACCCCGGGCGCCGAGGTCGCCGGCGTGGTGCGCTCGGCACCCGACGGCGCGCACGTACGGCCCGGCGACCGGGTGGCGGGGCTGACGATGCTGTGCGGCGCGATGGCCGAAGTGGTTGCGCTGCAACCGGAGCGGGTTTTCCCGCTACCCGACTCGGTGTCGTTCGAGGCGGGCGCGGGGATCCTGTTCAACGACCTCACGGTGCAGTTCGCGTTGTGCGAACGGGGCCGGCTCGCACCGGGCGAGACCGTGCTGGTGCACGGCGCCGCGGGCGGCATCGGAACCTCCACGTTGCGGCTGGCGCCCGCCTTCGGCGCCGGCCGGACGATCGCGGTGGTCAGCACCGAGGACAAGGCCGACGTGGCCCGCGCGGCCGGGGCGACCGACGTGGTGCTCGCCGACGGTTTCAAGGACGCGGTCAAGGAGCTCACGGGTGGGCGCGGCGTGGACATCGTCGTCGACCCGGTCGGTGGAGACCGGTTCACCGACTCGCTGCGATCACTGGCACCCGGCGGGCGATTGCTCGTCGTCGGCTTCACCGGTGGCGATATCCCGACGGTGAAAGTCAACCGGTTGCTGTTGAACAACGTCGACGCCGTCGGCGTCGGCTGGGGCGCCTGGACGATGACCCACCCCGGCTATCTGCAGCAGCAATGGGCCGAACTGGAGCCGCTGCTGGCCACGGGTAAGGTCGCGGCCCCTGAACCGGTCGTCTACCCGCTGGAACGCGCCGCCGAGGCGATCGCTTCGCTGGAGGACAGGTCGGCGCGGGGCAAGGTGGTCGTCGCGATCCGCTGA
- a CDS encoding alpha/beta fold hydrolase yields the protein MARGTYTRTRGSGFAPARALPPGRVVDVRSRDGVRLHAEVFGPEDGYPVVLAHGITCAVRVWAHQIADLSRDYRVIAYDHRGHGRSAVPPLRGGYSLDYLAADLDAVLDATLAPGERAVIAGHSMGGIAISSWSERLPHRVPQRAAAVALINTTTGDLLRNVNLLPVPARLADARVRAAGGVIRRFGGAPLVRAADAPSRRFVKLIAVGRDADPEITDFVFELFNATPPAGRGGWARVLVDNMGPRHISLDNLTVPALVIGSTHDRLLPMTSARRIASTAPNLARFVELAGGHCAILERPDEVNQQLRWLIETSRSTGGYARRESS from the coding sequence ATGGCACGAGGCACCTACACCAGAACTCGCGGCAGTGGATTTGCCCCGGCGCGTGCCCTGCCTCCGGGACGGGTGGTCGACGTCCGATCCCGCGACGGTGTGCGGCTGCACGCCGAGGTGTTCGGGCCCGAGGACGGCTACCCGGTCGTGCTGGCGCACGGCATCACCTGCGCGGTCAGGGTGTGGGCCCACCAGATCGCCGACCTGTCCCGCGACTACCGGGTGATCGCCTACGACCACCGTGGCCACGGCCGCAGCGCGGTACCCCCGCTGCGCGGCGGATACAGCCTCGACTACCTCGCCGCCGACCTCGACGCGGTGCTGGACGCGACACTGGCGCCGGGGGAGCGGGCGGTCATCGCCGGCCACTCGATGGGCGGCATCGCGATCTCGTCCTGGTCGGAGCGCCTGCCGCACCGGGTGCCGCAGCGTGCCGCGGCGGTCGCGCTGATCAACACCACCACCGGGGACCTGCTGCGCAACGTGAACCTGCTGCCCGTGCCGGCCCGACTGGCCGACGCCCGGGTGCGCGCGGCGGGCGGGGTGATCCGGCGCTTCGGCGGGGCGCCGCTGGTGCGCGCCGCGGACGCGCCGAGCCGGCGGTTCGTGAAATTGATCGCGGTCGGCCGCGACGCCGATCCGGAGATCACCGACTTCGTGTTCGAGCTGTTCAACGCCACCCCGCCGGCGGGGCGCGGCGGTTGGGCGCGGGTGCTCGTCGACAACATGGGGCCGCGCCACATCAGTTTGGACAACCTGACCGTGCCGGCGCTGGTGATCGGCAGCACCCACGACCGGCTGCTGCCGATGACCTCGGCGCGGCGGATCGCGTCGACGGCGCCCAACCTGGCGCGGTTCGTCGAACTCGCCGGCGGACACTGCGCGATCCTGGAGCGGCCCGATGAGGTCAACCAGCAGCTGCGCTGGCTCATCGAGACGTCCCGCTCGACCGGGGGCTATGCCCGCCGGGAGAGCTCCTGA
- a CDS encoding glucose 1-dehydrogenase has product MTGRLAGKVALVSGGARGMGASHAKAMVAHGATVVCGDILDDEGQAVAAELGDAARYVRLDVTRPEDWQHAVTTAVTEFGGVDILVNNAGILNIGTVEDYELSEWHRILDINLTGVFLGIRAVTPTMKAAGHGSIINISSIEGMAGTVGCHGYTATKFAVRGLTKSTALELGPFGIRVNSVHPGLVKTPMADWVPEDIFQSALGRIAQPHEVSNLVVYLASDESSYSTGAEFVVDGGTIAGLAHKDFSAVDVDQQPDWIT; this is encoded by the coding sequence ATGACGGGACGGCTGGCCGGCAAGGTCGCGCTGGTCAGCGGTGGCGCCAGGGGGATGGGCGCCTCGCATGCGAAAGCGATGGTCGCCCACGGCGCGACGGTGGTATGCGGTGACATCCTCGACGACGAGGGGCAGGCGGTGGCCGCCGAACTCGGCGACGCCGCGCGCTACGTCCGTCTCGACGTCACCCGCCCCGAGGACTGGCAGCACGCGGTGACCACCGCCGTCACCGAGTTCGGCGGTGTCGACATCCTGGTCAACAACGCGGGCATCCTGAACATCGGCACCGTCGAGGACTACGAGCTCTCCGAATGGCACCGCATCCTCGACATCAACCTGACCGGGGTGTTCCTCGGCATCCGGGCTGTCACACCGACGATGAAGGCCGCCGGGCACGGGTCGATCATCAACATCTCGTCGATCGAGGGCATGGCCGGCACCGTCGGCTGCCACGGCTACACCGCGACGAAGTTCGCCGTCCGGGGCCTGACCAAATCCACCGCACTGGAACTGGGCCCATTCGGGATCCGGGTCAACTCGGTGCATCCCGGCCTGGTGAAAACCCCGATGGCCGACTGGGTCCCCGAGGACATCTTCCAGTCCGCACTGGGCCGGATCGCCCAACCGCACGAGGTCAGCAACCTGGTGGTGTACCTGGCCAGTGACGAGTCGAGCTACTCGACCGGCGCCGAGTTCGTCGTCGACGGCGGAACCATCGCGGGATTGGCGCACAAGGACTTCTCGGCCGTCGACGTCGACCAGCAGCCGGACTGGATCACCTAG
- a CDS encoding flavin-containing monooxygenase, translating to MEQPYPETAFSDVLIIGAGISGIGAAYRIQERNPQLKYTVLERRSRIGGTWDLHRYPGIRSDSDIFTLSFPWEPWDRPENVADGEDIRTYLTETARKHGIDRHIVFDTRVASADWDSGTDTWTVRAEHNGTPRTYRARFLFFGTGYYDYDHPYRPEFPGLDTFDGPVVHPQHWPEDLDYTGKRVVVIGSGATAISMIPALSRDAGHVTMLQRSPTYLLSGQRINPVVNLLRRVPPRKLGYRLAWLYNVLFIVTAYAVARKAPRLSRKLIRAVAKGYLPKGYPVDTHFKPRYDPWDQRLCLILSGDFYEAIAQGRAEVVTDEIDHVDARGVVLKSGNRIDADVLVTATGLQLQALGGIAISVDGQQVRPADRFVYKEHLLEDVPNLAWCVGYINASWTLRADLTARAVAKLLAYMDSHGYTHAYPHLGGAPMEEKPAWNINAGYVHRSPHVLPKSGTHRPWNVRHNYVLDAIDARLDRIDESMVFGRVAPRPQVATEAAGAPLLERNVGS from the coding sequence GTGGAGCAGCCCTATCCGGAGACGGCGTTCTCCGACGTACTGATCATCGGCGCGGGGATCTCGGGGATCGGGGCCGCCTACCGCATCCAGGAGCGCAACCCGCAGCTCAAATACACGGTGCTGGAGCGCCGCTCGCGCATCGGCGGGACGTGGGATCTGCACCGATACCCCGGAATCCGTTCCGACAGCGACATCTTCACGCTGTCGTTTCCGTGGGAGCCGTGGGACCGCCCGGAGAACGTCGCCGACGGCGAGGACATCCGCACCTACCTGACCGAGACCGCGCGCAAGCACGGCATCGACCGGCACATCGTGTTCGACACCCGGGTGGCGTCCGCGGACTGGGATTCGGGCACCGACACCTGGACGGTGAGGGCCGAACACAACGGCACGCCGCGCACCTATCGAGCCCGGTTCCTGTTCTTCGGCACCGGCTACTACGACTACGACCACCCGTACCGTCCCGAGTTCCCCGGCCTGGACACCTTCGACGGCCCGGTGGTGCACCCGCAGCACTGGCCCGAGGACCTGGACTACACCGGCAAGAGAGTCGTGGTCATCGGTAGCGGCGCCACCGCGATCAGCATGATCCCGGCACTGTCGCGCGACGCCGGGCACGTCACGATGCTGCAGCGCTCACCGACCTACCTGCTGTCGGGACAGCGCATCAACCCGGTGGTGAACCTGCTGCGCCGGGTGCCGCCGCGCAAGCTCGGCTACCGGCTGGCGTGGCTCTACAACGTGTTGTTCATCGTGACCGCCTACGCGGTGGCCCGCAAAGCGCCGCGGTTGAGCCGCAAGCTCATCCGCGCGGTCGCCAAGGGCTACCTGCCCAAGGGCTATCCGGTGGACACCCATTTCAAGCCGCGGTACGACCCGTGGGATCAGCGGCTGTGCCTGATCCTGTCCGGTGATTTCTACGAGGCGATCGCCCAGGGTCGCGCCGAGGTGGTGACCGACGAGATCGACCACGTCGACGCCCGCGGTGTCGTGCTCAAGTCGGGCAACAGAATCGACGCCGACGTGCTGGTCACCGCGACCGGACTGCAGTTGCAGGCGCTGGGCGGCATCGCGATCAGTGTCGACGGTCAACAGGTGCGCCCGGCCGACCGGTTCGTGTACAAGGAGCACCTGCTCGAGGACGTGCCGAATCTGGCCTGGTGCGTCGGATACATCAATGCGTCGTGGACGCTGCGGGCCGACCTGACTGCGCGTGCAGTCGCGAAGTTGTTGGCGTACATGGATTCTCACGGCTACACCCATGCCTACCCGCATCTGGGTGGGGCGCCGATGGAAGAGAAGCCGGCCTGGAACATCAACGCCGGGTACGTGCACCGTTCCCCGCATGTGCTGCCGAAGTCCGGCACACACCGACCGTGGAACGTGCGCCACAACTACGTCCTCGACGCGATCGACGCCCGGCTGGACCGCATCGACGAGTCCATGGTGTTCGGGCGGGTCGCGCCGCGGCCCCAGGTCGCCACCGAGGCCGCGGGCGCCCCGCTGCTTGAACGCAACGTCGGGAGCTGA
- a CDS encoding flavin monoamine oxidase family protein, protein MADVVVVGAGFAGLAAARELTELGHDVLVVEGRDRVGGRAYTGAVAGVPVDFGATFVGPTQDAVLALAAELGVDSTPTYGRGKNLIRWRGRVRSYRSTVPRLSIIELLDVSRIQWRFDRLTRRVPIDQPWTAPIADDLDAISLDGWLRSVHAGASTRDLMAIMARVTWGAEPDAVSMLHAVRYVNAAGGLNRMLDVEGGAQQDRFLTGTQEIAVRMAAELGDRVVLGSPVRRISRQPDRTLTVSTAGANHTAAAVIVAVPPEHREAIEFDPPLPPEYGELNRHWPQGHLSKAYAAYESPFWRADGYSGEALSDEGPVFITFDCSPGDGGPGVLLGFTDARTFDPLPAARRREVALNGFTALFGPAAARPLDYVDHRWGAETFAPGGPTAAVPPGAWTTHGRWLRAPVDGIFWAGTETADRWTGFLDGAVRSGLRAAEQVHQELSRRA, encoded by the coding sequence ATGGCCGACGTCGTTGTCGTGGGAGCGGGTTTCGCCGGGCTGGCGGCGGCACGAGAGTTGACCGAGCTCGGGCACGACGTCCTCGTCGTCGAGGGCCGCGACCGGGTCGGCGGGCGCGCGTACACCGGCGCGGTGGCCGGGGTGCCGGTCGACTTCGGCGCGACGTTCGTCGGGCCGACCCAGGACGCGGTGCTGGCGCTGGCCGCCGAGCTCGGGGTCGACTCGACACCGACCTACGGGCGCGGCAAGAACCTGATCCGGTGGCGCGGACGGGTGCGTTCCTACCGCAGCACCGTCCCGCGGCTGTCGATCATCGAGCTGCTCGACGTGTCCCGGATCCAGTGGCGGTTCGACCGGCTGACCCGGCGCGTACCGATAGACCAGCCGTGGACCGCGCCGATCGCCGACGACCTCGACGCGATCTCCCTCGACGGGTGGCTGCGCTCGGTGCACGCCGGCGCGTCCACCCGCGATCTGATGGCGATCATGGCGCGGGTGACCTGGGGCGCCGAACCGGATGCGGTCTCGATGCTGCACGCGGTCCGCTACGTCAACGCGGCGGGCGGGCTGAACCGCATGCTCGACGTCGAGGGCGGAGCGCAGCAGGACCGCTTCCTGACCGGGACCCAGGAGATCGCCGTCCGGATGGCGGCCGAACTCGGCGATCGGGTGGTCCTGGGGAGCCCGGTGCGGCGCATCAGCAGGCAGCCGGACCGGACGCTGACCGTGTCCACCGCCGGCGCGAACCACACCGCCGCCGCGGTGATCGTGGCGGTGCCGCCCGAGCACCGCGAGGCGATCGAGTTCGATCCCCCGCTACCGCCGGAATACGGTGAGCTGAACCGGCATTGGCCGCAGGGACACCTGAGCAAGGCCTACGCCGCCTACGAATCCCCGTTCTGGCGCGCCGACGGCTACTCCGGCGAGGCGCTGTCGGACGAGGGTCCGGTGTTCATCACGTTCGACTGCAGCCCGGGTGACGGCGGCCCGGGGGTGCTGCTCGGGTTCACCGATGCGCGCACGTTCGATCCGCTGCCCGCCGCGCGGCGACGCGAGGTCGCGCTGAACGGATTCACCGCGCTGTTCGGCCCGGCCGCGGCGCGGCCGCTGGACTACGTCGACCACCGTTGGGGCGCCGAGACATTCGCTCCGGGCGGCCCGACAGCCGCGGTGCCACCGGGGGCGTGGACGACGCACGGCCGGTGGCTGCGCGCACCGGTGGACGGCATCTTCTGGGCAGGCACCGAGACCGCCGACCGCTGGACCGGCTTCCTCGACGGCGCGGTGCGCTCAGGTCTGCGTGCGGCCGAGCAGGTCCATCAGGAGCTCTCCCGGCGGGCATAG
- a CDS encoding helix-turn-helix transcriptional regulator, giving the protein MPRASRDATADARIAGFLPAAAAEPTVLVIEGEAGIGKTTLWLSQLQRARDAGFEVLTARVGQAESVMAFAALADLLGDIGDEHFASLPDLQRLALDRVLLRAGDGGPATDQRAVAAAFVAVLQALEKAAPVLLAVDDAQWLDTSSRTAIEFAVRRLRGRFGVLATERCAPGAGTAAQWLRPTRPDGFDRVSVAPMDSGRLHTLIADRLGRKLPRPTVLRISEISGGNPFFALELARAHLDGGSGTGSPLPATLTDVVRRRIGSLDEPDRTLLLSIACVADPSVDLLAAAHVVDAEALMARLEHLDGAGILTIDGNHVRFAHPLLAGGVYTDATPTARRAMHRTMAALETQPELRARHLALASAGGDDEIFTALDRAADSARARGAPAAAAELLDLAISLGGNDPWRRMKTAENHFLAGDTAKAAAALGAIDTIEPAILRAMAAILLATVLMYDNEHIRAVELLRSALDDAAGNVPVQIQVLLRLSFALNNSGELDDARRHARDAVKLSEEFGVPGVISAALAWSVNINFQCGRGVDEDALARAMKLYDSTLDVPIIFRAPFVHALTLSWTGRLEQAHRELTAVRTVCVERGAESDMMAVAGFLAINHLWRGQIAEAEAEAAETVERAEQLGGDDVLILPMTVRAAIAAYAGRIDEARSDARWVLGAIRNRQASHIADWPGMTLCFLEESLGNHREALDALDTSFLEAGQAPPTELIHAWHLPDVIEAMVGVGRVDDAEMLTGALERNGAEHDRRWMRAVGARCRAMLLAAHGDVAAAKASADRAMTEHDRLPMPFERARTQLLLGQLQRRLRQKTTAATNLTEALETFERLGVPLWAQRARTELSRAVITPSDSLSGLTPSEQRVAEMAASGATNKDIAAAMFISAKTVEHNLTRIYRKLGISSRAELGRRIDRPAGPR; this is encoded by the coding sequence GTGCCGAGGGCCAGCCGGGATGCCACCGCCGATGCGCGGATCGCCGGTTTCCTGCCCGCGGCAGCCGCCGAACCCACCGTGCTCGTCATCGAGGGCGAGGCCGGCATCGGCAAGACCACGTTGTGGCTGTCCCAGCTCCAGCGTGCGCGCGACGCCGGGTTCGAGGTCTTGACGGCACGCGTCGGGCAGGCCGAATCGGTGATGGCGTTCGCCGCGCTGGCCGACCTGCTCGGTGACATCGGAGACGAACATTTCGCGTCCCTGCCCGACCTGCAGCGCCTCGCGCTGGACCGGGTGTTGTTGCGCGCCGGCGACGGCGGTCCGGCCACCGACCAGCGTGCGGTGGCCGCCGCGTTCGTGGCGGTGCTGCAGGCACTCGAGAAGGCGGCGCCGGTGCTGCTTGCCGTCGACGACGCGCAGTGGCTCGACACGTCGAGTCGCACCGCGATCGAGTTCGCCGTGCGCCGGCTCCGGGGCCGGTTCGGAGTGCTCGCGACCGAGCGGTGCGCCCCCGGCGCGGGGACCGCGGCGCAATGGCTGAGGCCTACCCGGCCGGACGGGTTCGACCGGGTCAGCGTCGCACCGATGGACTCCGGCCGGCTACATACGCTGATCGCGGACCGGCTGGGGCGAAAGCTGCCCCGGCCCACCGTGTTACGCATCTCCGAGATCTCCGGCGGTAACCCGTTTTTCGCACTCGAGCTGGCCCGCGCCCACCTCGACGGCGGCTCGGGCACCGGTTCGCCGCTGCCCGCCACCCTCACCGACGTCGTGCGCCGCCGGATCGGCTCGCTCGACGAACCGGACCGCACGCTGCTGCTGAGCATCGCCTGCGTGGCCGACCCTTCGGTGGACCTGCTGGCCGCTGCCCACGTGGTGGACGCCGAAGCCCTGATGGCGCGCCTCGAACACCTTGACGGCGCGGGCATTCTCACCATCGACGGCAACCACGTCCGGTTCGCCCATCCCCTGTTGGCCGGGGGTGTCTACACCGACGCGACGCCCACCGCACGACGCGCGATGCACCGCACCATGGCGGCGCTGGAAACCCAGCCCGAGCTGCGGGCGCGACACCTGGCGCTGGCGTCGGCCGGCGGTGACGACGAGATCTTCACCGCATTGGACCGGGCCGCGGACTCCGCGCGGGCCCGTGGCGCTCCGGCGGCCGCCGCCGAACTGCTGGATCTGGCGATCTCCCTCGGCGGCAACGATCCGTGGCGGCGGATGAAGACCGCCGAGAACCATTTCCTGGCCGGGGACACGGCGAAGGCGGCGGCGGCACTCGGCGCCATCGACACGATCGAACCGGCGATCCTGCGTGCGATGGCCGCGATCCTGCTCGCGACCGTGCTGATGTACGACAACGAGCACATCCGCGCGGTGGAACTCTTGCGCAGCGCACTCGACGACGCCGCGGGCAATGTTCCCGTGCAGATCCAGGTGCTGCTGCGGCTGTCGTTCGCGCTGAACAACAGTGGCGAGCTCGACGATGCCCGCAGGCACGCCCGGGACGCGGTGAAGCTGTCCGAGGAGTTCGGTGTGCCCGGCGTCATCAGCGCCGCGCTGGCCTGGTCGGTGAACATCAATTTCCAGTGCGGGCGCGGTGTCGACGAGGATGCGCTGGCGCGGGCGATGAAGCTCTACGACAGCACCCTCGACGTGCCGATCATCTTCCGCGCACCGTTCGTGCACGCGCTCACGTTGTCGTGGACCGGCCGGCTGGAGCAGGCGCACCGCGAACTCACCGCGGTGCGCACCGTGTGCGTCGAACGCGGCGCGGAGAGCGACATGATGGCCGTCGCCGGCTTCCTCGCGATCAACCATCTGTGGCGGGGCCAGATCGCCGAGGCCGAGGCAGAGGCCGCCGAAACCGTGGAGCGCGCAGAACAACTCGGTGGCGACGACGTCCTGATCCTGCCGATGACGGTTCGCGCCGCGATCGCCGCGTACGCGGGCCGCATCGACGAAGCGCGCTCCGATGCCCGCTGGGTGCTCGGGGCGATCAGGAACCGGCAGGCCTCCCACATCGCGGACTGGCCGGGGATGACCCTGTGCTTTCTCGAGGAGTCGCTGGGCAACCATCGCGAAGCCCTCGACGCCCTGGATACATCGTTTCTGGAGGCCGGCCAGGCTCCGCCGACCGAGCTGATCCACGCCTGGCATCTGCCCGATGTGATCGAGGCGATGGTCGGGGTCGGACGCGTCGACGACGCCGAGATGCTGACCGGTGCCCTCGAACGCAACGGTGCCGAACACGACCGACGCTGGATGCGGGCCGTCGGTGCGCGCTGCCGGGCGATGCTGCTGGCCGCGCACGGCGATGTCGCCGCGGCCAAGGCGTCCGCGGATCGGGCGATGACCGAGCACGATCGTCTCCCGATGCCGTTCGAGCGGGCCAGAACTCAGCTGTTGCTGGGCCAGCTGCAACGCCGGTTACGTCAGAAGACCACGGCAGCAACGAATCTGACCGAGGCATTGGAGACGTTCGAGCGGCTGGGCGTGCCGCTGTGGGCGCAGCGCGCCCGCACCGAACTGTCCCGCGCGGTCATCACCCCGTCCGACAGCCTCAGCGGGCTCACCCCGTCCGAGCAGCGCGTCGCCGAGATGGCGGCCTCGGGGGCGACCAACAAGGACATCGCCGCGGCGATGTTCATCAGCGCCAAGACCGTCGAGCACAACCTGACCAGGATCTACCGCAAGCTCGGCATCAGCTCGCGTGCCGAACTGGGCAGGCGGATAGACCGGCCGGCCGGCCCTAGGTGA
- a CDS encoding TIGR03617 family F420-dependent LLM class oxidoreductase, translating to MTALFSPVDAVDRARALRDAGADGVFTFEGPHDVFTPLTLATTVGGLDLMTNVAIAFPRNPIHLAHQAVDHQLLSGGRFTLGLGTQIRTQIEKRFGADFDQPVARMRELVGALRAIFQTWSTGERLNFQGDFYRHTLMTPTFRPRAPFDPIPIYVGALGPKLTRMTAEVADGLLVMPFGSKRFLDEVTLPNVAAGLAAAGRTRDQLAIVPEIIVSVADEDPGHLSARRLLAFYGSTPAYRPVLEVHGWGDLQPELNALSKQGRWEEMGRLIDDDVLHTIAACGTPADIAKHIRDRVEGVSDRVCLYQPGPIAVNSLAEIVDALRG from the coding sequence ATGACAGCGCTGTTCAGTCCCGTGGACGCCGTCGATCGGGCGCGCGCGCTGCGCGACGCCGGTGCCGATGGTGTGTTCACCTTCGAAGGCCCCCACGACGTGTTCACACCGTTGACGCTGGCGACCACCGTCGGCGGGCTGGACCTGATGACCAACGTCGCGATCGCGTTTCCACGCAACCCGATTCACCTGGCACACCAGGCCGTGGACCATCAGCTGCTGTCCGGAGGGCGGTTCACCCTCGGGTTGGGCACCCAGATCCGCACGCAGATCGAGAAACGGTTCGGCGCGGACTTCGACCAGCCGGTGGCGCGGATGCGCGAGCTGGTCGGCGCGCTGCGGGCGATCTTCCAGACGTGGAGCACCGGCGAGCGGCTGAATTTCCAGGGCGACTTCTACCGGCACACGTTGATGACGCCGACGTTCCGCCCGCGCGCCCCGTTCGACCCGATCCCGATCTACGTCGGGGCGCTGGGCCCGAAGCTGACGCGGATGACCGCCGAGGTCGCCGACGGACTGCTGGTGATGCCGTTCGGTTCGAAACGCTTTCTCGACGAGGTCACGCTGCCGAATGTCGCCGCCGGGCTGGCCGCCGCGGGGCGCACCCGGGATCAGCTGGCCATCGTGCCGGAGATCATCGTGTCGGTCGCCGACGAGGACCCCGGCCACCTGTCGGCGCGCCGGTTGCTCGCGTTCTACGGGTCCACACCGGCCTACCGGCCGGTGCTGGAGGTGCACGGCTGGGGTGATCTGCAGCCGGAGCTCAACGCACTGTCCAAGCAGGGCCGCTGGGAGGAGATGGGCCGGCTCATCGACGACGACGTGCTGCACACCATCGCAGCCTGTGGCACCCCCGCCGATATCGCCAAACACATCCGGGACCGGGTCGAGGGCGTCTCGGACCGGGTCTGCCTGTACCAGCCGGGGCCGATCGCGGTGAACTCGCTGGCCGAGATCGTCGACGCGCTGAGGGGCTGA